In Capsicum annuum cultivar UCD-10X-F1 chromosome 11, UCD10Xv1.1, whole genome shotgun sequence, one genomic interval encodes:
- the LOC107847860 gene encoding probable methyltransferase PMT5 isoform X2 has protein sequence MRSPLLNKLSLIFGPRPPLNWILLCLVSVFVLIALLGSSSTTFDLVTSSAKPDIYANYRKLKEQARNDYLELKSISLGANRIKDVGLCGKERENYVPCYNVSANLFAGFKDGEEFDRHCELSQEYQDCLVRPPKEYKTPLTWPSGRDVIWSGNVKLTKDQFLSSGSMTKRLMLLEENQIAFHSEDGLNVDGVNDYSHLIAEMIGLGSDSEFLQAGVRTVLDIGCGFGSFGARLLSLKLMALCVAAYEPSGSQVQLVLERGLPAVIGSFISKQLPLPSLSYDMVHCAKCGIIWNSKDGLFLIEIDRLLKPGGYFVLTSPTTQQQHSRTTSANKGSSPLEELTKKLCWSLLAQQDETFIWQKTADSQCYTSRQGEIPVCKGNDMQIYYQPLAPCISGTTSQRWVPIHSKSDSLNSTELEINGIQPDDFFEDSDFWKLALRNYWSLLSPLIFSDHPKRPGDDDPLPPYNMVRNVMDMNAHYGGLSAALMKEGKSVWVMNVVPLGMHNTLPLIHDRGFAGVLHNWCEPFPTYPRTYDLLHANRLLSHIASQRCSMFELLLEMDRILRPEGWVILSDTLGPIEKARALAAQIRWEARVIDLQNGSDQRLLVCQKPFVRK, from the exons ATGAGAAGCCCTTTGCTTAATAAACTATCATTAATTTTCGGCCCTAGACCGCCACTCAACTGGATACTCTTGTGTCTGGTTAGTGTCTTTGTGCTAATAGCATTGTTGGGATCATCTTCTACTACCTTTGACTTGGTGACATCCTCTGCAAAGCCTGATATCTATGCGAATTATAGAAAGCTAAAGGAGCAAGCAAGAAATGATTATTTAGAGCTAAAGAGCATTTCTCTGGGAGCTAACCGGATAAAGGATGTTGGTCTTTGTgggaaggaaagagagaattaTGTGCCTTGCTACAATGTATCTGCAAACTTGTTCGCTGGGTTTAAAGATGGGGAGGAATTTGATCGGCACTGTGAGTTATCGCAAGAATACCAAGATTGCTTGGTTCGTCCTCCCAAGGAGTACAAGACTCCACTGACTTGGCCATCAGGTAGGGATGTCATATGGAGTGGAAATGTGAAGCTAACCAAAGATCAGTTCCTTTCTTCCGGAAGCATGACAAAGAG GTTAATGTTATTGGAAGAGAACCAAATTGCTTTCCATTCAGAGGATGGATTGAATGTTGATGGTGTCAATGATTACTCTCACCTTATTGCGGAGATGATTGGGCTGGGAAGTGATTCAGAGTTTCTTCAAGCCGGT GTGCGCACCGTGCTGGATATTGGTTGTGGATTTGGTAGCTTCGGTGCCCGCCTACTCTCACTGAAGTTGATGGCTCTTTGTGTGGCAGCGTATGAGCCATCTGGTAGCCAAGTTCAGTTAGTCCTCGAGAGAGGACTTCCAGCTGTCATTGGCAGTTTCATTTCGAAACAGCTTCCACTTCCATCATTGTCCTATGACATGGTTCACTGTGCTAAATGTGGAATCATTTGGAATAGCAAAG ATGGGCTGTTTCTTATTGAAATTGACCGTTTACTCAAGCCCGGAGGTTACTTTGTTTTAACCTCACCAACAACCCAGCAGCAGCATAGTAGGACTACCAGTGCAAACAAGGGAAGCAGTCCACTGGAAGAATTAACTAAGAAACTCTGTTGGTCTCTTTTGGCCCAGCAAGATGAAACTTTTATTTGGCAGAAGACTGCTGATTCTCAGTGTTATACATCCAG GCAGGGTGAGATACCAGTTTGTAAAGGAAATGATATGCAAATATACTACCAACCACTTGCACCCTGTATATCTGGGACAACGAGTCAACGGTGGGTTCCAATTCACAGCAAATCCGATTCCCTGAACTCAACTGAGCTTGAAATTAACG GGATCCAGCCTGATGATTTCTTCGAGGATTCAGACTTCTGGAAATTAGCTCTGAGAAATTATTGGTCTTTGCTCTCACCCTTGATTTTCTCTGACCATCCTAAAAGGCCAGGTGATGATGATCCATTACCTCCATATAATATGGTACGTAATGTCATGGACATGAATGCTCACTATGGCGGTCTTAGCGCTGCATTGATGAAGGAAGGAAAATCGGTATGGGTGATGAATGTGGTTCCTCTTGGGATGCATAATACACTTCCTCTCATACATGATCGAGGTTTTGCCGGTGTTCTGCATAACTG GTGTGAACCCTTTCCTACATATCCCCGAACATATGATTTGCTCCATGCAAACAGGCTCCTTTCCCATATTGCTTCACAAAGATGCAGTATGTTTGAACTACTTCTGGAGATGGATCGTATTTTAAGGCCTGAG GGATGGGTTATTCTTTCTGATACATTGGGTCCAATAGAGAAAGCACGCGCATTAGCTGCCCAAATCCGCTGGGAAGCCAGGGTGATCGACCTACAGAATGGAAGTGACCAGCGACTACTTGTATGCCAAAAACCATTCGTGAGGAAGTGA
- the LOC107847860 gene encoding probable methyltransferase PMT5 isoform X1 — protein sequence MRSPLLNKLSLIFGPRPPLNWILLCLVSVFVLIALLGSSSTTFDLVTSSAKPDIYANYRKLKEQARNDYLELKSISLGANRIKDVGLCGKERENYVPCYNVSANLFAGFKDGEEFDRHCELSQEYQDCLVRPPKEYKTPLTWPSGRDVIWSGNVKLTKDQFLSSGSMTKRLMLLEENQIAFHSEDGLNVDGVNDYSHLIAEMIGLGSDSEFLQAGVRTVLDIGCGFGSFGARLLSLKLMALCVAAYEPSGSQVQLVLERGLPAVIGSFISKQLPLPSLSYDMVHCAKCGIIWNSKDGLFLIEIDRLLKPGGYFVLTSPTTQQQHSRTTSANKGSSPLEELTKKLCWSLLAQQDETFIWQKTADSQCYTSSRQGEIPVCKGNDMQIYYQPLAPCISGTTSQRWVPIHSKSDSLNSTELEINGIQPDDFFEDSDFWKLALRNYWSLLSPLIFSDHPKRPGDDDPLPPYNMVRNVMDMNAHYGGLSAALMKEGKSVWVMNVVPLGMHNTLPLIHDRGFAGVLHNWCEPFPTYPRTYDLLHANRLLSHIASQRCSMFELLLEMDRILRPEGWVILSDTLGPIEKARALAAQIRWEARVIDLQNGSDQRLLVCQKPFVRK from the exons ATGAGAAGCCCTTTGCTTAATAAACTATCATTAATTTTCGGCCCTAGACCGCCACTCAACTGGATACTCTTGTGTCTGGTTAGTGTCTTTGTGCTAATAGCATTGTTGGGATCATCTTCTACTACCTTTGACTTGGTGACATCCTCTGCAAAGCCTGATATCTATGCGAATTATAGAAAGCTAAAGGAGCAAGCAAGAAATGATTATTTAGAGCTAAAGAGCATTTCTCTGGGAGCTAACCGGATAAAGGATGTTGGTCTTTGTgggaaggaaagagagaattaTGTGCCTTGCTACAATGTATCTGCAAACTTGTTCGCTGGGTTTAAAGATGGGGAGGAATTTGATCGGCACTGTGAGTTATCGCAAGAATACCAAGATTGCTTGGTTCGTCCTCCCAAGGAGTACAAGACTCCACTGACTTGGCCATCAGGTAGGGATGTCATATGGAGTGGAAATGTGAAGCTAACCAAAGATCAGTTCCTTTCTTCCGGAAGCATGACAAAGAG GTTAATGTTATTGGAAGAGAACCAAATTGCTTTCCATTCAGAGGATGGATTGAATGTTGATGGTGTCAATGATTACTCTCACCTTATTGCGGAGATGATTGGGCTGGGAAGTGATTCAGAGTTTCTTCAAGCCGGT GTGCGCACCGTGCTGGATATTGGTTGTGGATTTGGTAGCTTCGGTGCCCGCCTACTCTCACTGAAGTTGATGGCTCTTTGTGTGGCAGCGTATGAGCCATCTGGTAGCCAAGTTCAGTTAGTCCTCGAGAGAGGACTTCCAGCTGTCATTGGCAGTTTCATTTCGAAACAGCTTCCACTTCCATCATTGTCCTATGACATGGTTCACTGTGCTAAATGTGGAATCATTTGGAATAGCAAAG ATGGGCTGTTTCTTATTGAAATTGACCGTTTACTCAAGCCCGGAGGTTACTTTGTTTTAACCTCACCAACAACCCAGCAGCAGCATAGTAGGACTACCAGTGCAAACAAGGGAAGCAGTCCACTGGAAGAATTAACTAAGAAACTCTGTTGGTCTCTTTTGGCCCAGCAAGATGAAACTTTTATTTGGCAGAAGACTGCTGATTCTCAGTGTTATACATCCAG CAGGCAGGGTGAGATACCAGTTTGTAAAGGAAATGATATGCAAATATACTACCAACCACTTGCACCCTGTATATCTGGGACAACGAGTCAACGGTGGGTTCCAATTCACAGCAAATCCGATTCCCTGAACTCAACTGAGCTTGAAATTAACG GGATCCAGCCTGATGATTTCTTCGAGGATTCAGACTTCTGGAAATTAGCTCTGAGAAATTATTGGTCTTTGCTCTCACCCTTGATTTTCTCTGACCATCCTAAAAGGCCAGGTGATGATGATCCATTACCTCCATATAATATGGTACGTAATGTCATGGACATGAATGCTCACTATGGCGGTCTTAGCGCTGCATTGATGAAGGAAGGAAAATCGGTATGGGTGATGAATGTGGTTCCTCTTGGGATGCATAATACACTTCCTCTCATACATGATCGAGGTTTTGCCGGTGTTCTGCATAACTG GTGTGAACCCTTTCCTACATATCCCCGAACATATGATTTGCTCCATGCAAACAGGCTCCTTTCCCATATTGCTTCACAAAGATGCAGTATGTTTGAACTACTTCTGGAGATGGATCGTATTTTAAGGCCTGAG GGATGGGTTATTCTTTCTGATACATTGGGTCCAATAGAGAAAGCACGCGCATTAGCTGCCCAAATCCGCTGGGAAGCCAGGGTGATCGACCTACAGAATGGAAGTGACCAGCGACTACTTGTATGCCAAAAACCATTCGTGAGGAAGTGA